In Nicotiana tabacum cultivar K326 chromosome 11, ASM71507v2, whole genome shotgun sequence, a single window of DNA contains:
- the LOC107798923 gene encoding tropinone reductase-like 3, whose translation MEKFGKRFQGKVAIVTASTQGIGFSIAERLGLEGASVVISSRKQKNVDEAVQKLGDRGIEVFGVVCHVSNAQQRKNLIDKTIQKYGILDVIVSNAAVNPTVDAILEIKEPVLDKLWDINVKAAILLLQDAAPYLQKGSSVVIISSIAGYTPSAAMGMYGVTKTALLGLTKALAAEMAPNTRVNCVAPGFVPTHFAEFITGNANVRRELEAKTLLNRLGTTQDMAAATAYLASGDAAYVTGETLVVAGGMHARL comes from the exons ATGGAGAAATTTGGAAAAAGATTTCAAGGAAAAGTGGCAATTGTAACTGCTTCAACACAGGGTATAGGCTTTAGCATAGCTGAGCGGCTTGGTTTAGAAGGTGCTTCTGTTGTTATCTCCTCCAGAAAACAG AAAAATGTGGATGAAGCAGTCCAAAAACTTGGTGATCGAGGAATTGAAGTTTTTGGAGTAGTATGTCATGTGTCTAATGCACAACAGAGGAAGAATTTGATCGACAAGACCATTCAG AAATATGGGATATTAGATGTCATTGTGTCAAATGCTGCTGTAAATCCTACGGTGGATGCGATATTGGAAATTAAAGAACCAGTCCTTGACAAGTTGTGGGATATCAACGTGAAAGCCGCTATATTATTACTTCAA GATGCAGCTCCTTACCTTCAGAAGGGTTCCTCAGTTGTTATAATTTCCTCTATTGCTGGTTATACACCATCAGCTGCCATGGGAATGTATGGAGTAACAAAAACAGCCCTTCTCGGATTGACCAAG GCTCTCGCAGCTGAAATGGCTCCAAATACTCGTGTGAACTGTGTAGCACCAGGTTTTGTACCCACACATTTTGCTGAATTTATCACGGGAAATGCTAATGTG AGGAGAGAACTTGAGGCTAAGACATTACTCAATAGGCTCGGAACAACACAAGACATGGCCGCGGCTACTGCCTATCTGGCTTCAGGCGATGCTGCGTATGTAACAGGAGAAACTCTTGTAGTTGCTGGTGGAATGCATGCAAGACTGTAG
- the LOC107823085 gene encoding uncharacterized protein LOC107823085, producing the protein MSFYTHTHSPLSSNLSRHSLFPYFLLPPLLLPKTLKMEHPFFINSPPPTNQSEALRWLSIAEKLLTNRDLVGSKSFATRARESDPTLAHATDQILGIIDTLIAGDKRINNHYFDYYSILQIPPNQTQDFEFIADQYRRFALLLNPQNNNFPFSDQAFRLVVDAFSVLSNPLRKSMYDKELGFFVNLYPVASTTTPVSFVHHGGYSDIPGSTADQVFVNLPSQDQGRDPQAGFSMPVTFLNREQESVTSMASSGTEQQHQLQQPGTFLRQQTQPVSSVSFSNTDEQPVTFFNLNQPQPVTSERSLNRENTPFGNGLSSTRGREPVVSVEQHGNQQPPDRNENVVTSERSLNRENTPFGNELSSTRGREALVSVEQDGNQQHSDRNENVVGNNENRSANISDNVSNVKEKEGNASDNASNKIPSFWTACPYCYVMYEYPLDYVDCTFSCRNCKRAFQAVRIASPPPIIDGKEAYFCSWGFMPLGFSLENFKKGGDNASSWSPFSPMFTCPELGGI; encoded by the coding sequence ATGTCattttacacacacacacacagtccTTTGTCGTCCAATCTAAGTAGGCACTCTCTCTTTCCTTATTTCCTTCTTCCTCCATTATTGCTTCCgaaaaccctaaaaatggaaCATCCCTTCTTCATCAATAGCCCGCCCCCCACAAACCAATCTGAAGCATTAAGGTGGCTATCAATCGCCGAAAAACTCCTCACTAACCGTGACCTAGTCGGCAGCAAATCATTTGCGACCCGTGCCCGTGAATCCGACCCGACATTAGCACACGCTACCGACCAAATACTCGGCATCATTGACACCTTAATCGCCGGCGACAAACGGATTAACAATCACTACTTTGATTATTACTCTATCCTCCAAATCCCCCCTAATCAAACCCAAGATTTCGAATTCATCGCCGATCAGTATCGCCGATTTGCTCTTCTTCTGAACCCTCAGAACAACAATTTTCCGTTTTCAGATCAGGCTTTTCGCCTTGTTGTTGATGCATTTTCAGTTCTTTCTAATCCCCTGAGGAAAAGTATGTATGATAAAGAGCTGGGTTTCTTCGTTAATCTTTACCCAGTTGCTTCTACAACTACCCCTGTGAGTTTTGTGCATCATGGTGGGTATTCTGACATACCTGGTTCGACTGCAGACCAAGTGTTTGTGAATTTGCCTAGTCAAGATCAAGGAAGAGACCCACAAGCTGGATTTTCTATGCCAGTCACATTTCTGAATCGTGAACAAGAATCTGTGACCTCTATGGCAAGCTCGGGTACAGAGCAACAACATCAGCTGCAACAACCTGGAACATTTCTGAGACAACAGACACAACCAGTGAGCTCTGTTTCGTTTTCAAACACAGATGAACAGCCTGTGAcattcttcaatttaaaccaaccTCAGCCGGTAACTTCCGAGAGAAGCTTAAATAGAGAAAACACACCATTTGGCAATGGGTTGAGCTCGACCCGAGGGCGAGAGCCGGTGGTTTCTGTTGAGCAGCATGGTAATCAACAGCCCCCTGATAGAAATGAGAATGTGGTAACTTCCGAGAGAAGCTTAAATAGAGAAAACACACCATTTGGCAACGAGTTGAGCTCGACCCGAGGCCGAGAGGCGTTGGTTTCTGTAGAGCAGGATGGTAATCAACAGCACTCCGATAGAAATGAGAATGTGGTGGGGAACAATGAAAACAGGTCTGCTAATATTAGTGATAATGTGAGTAATGTGAAGGAGAAAGAAGGGAATGCATCAGATAATGCATCAAATAAGATACCTAGCTTCTGGACTGCATGCCCTTATTGTTACGTTATGTATGAGTACCCTTTGGATTATGTTGATTGTACATTTTCGTGTCGAAATTGTAAGAGGGCTTTTCAAGCTGTGAGAATTGCGTCCCCTCCACCAATTATTGATGGAAAAGAAGCTTATTTCTGTAGTTGGGGATTTATGCCTTTAGGATTTTCCCTGGAGAATTTTAAGAAAGGTGGAGATAATGCTTCGAGCTGGTCTCCGTTTTCGCCCATGTTTACTTGTCCTGAGCTGGGAGGAATCTGA